A stretch of Mya arenaria isolate MELC-2E11 chromosome 14, ASM2691426v1 DNA encodes these proteins:
- the LOC128218321 gene encoding uncharacterized protein LOC128218321: protein MGQDTTLHASQRTDDLSHVMFIFQLFQSGLIFTALMAGAICIGHLLLMRKYCRNTTTLLAVVLSGFLHLIASVRMLTIAENYMKRRVKQGPPSVGSCLDYSMTAAFANGVVLVFIVHNVFVQNFKWSMSSCLAYAGTLSCIITGSFSVIKIVPQNSPLPVTQHSLETLGTYGSHHFNVFLFVCQKNVYEERWAILVEYLVIYVPVMFTVLVALCMNRTKQTDVTITELKIISNKECNVSVFKCNCVKLNSAMVAVLLYITIVLLIVRPGYILYAHATSGYFLDILPSLLQTVIFTFTCSEYIGKVLIRSQYCNNEVKSNGYCDCKHKGKPLMQV from the exons ATGGGTCAGGACACCACCCTTCATGCATCTCAAAGGACTGACGACCTCAGTCATGTGATGTTCATCTTTCAGCTCTTTCAGAGCGGCTTGATATTCACGGCCCTCATGGCCGGCGCCATCTGTATCGGTCATCTACTCTTAATGCGGAAGTACTGCCGAAATACCACGACGCTGCTCGCAGTGGTGCTCTCTGGATTTTTGCATCTGATCGCAAGCGTGCGTATGTTGACAATTGCCGAAAATTACATGAAAAGACGCGTAAAACAGGGACCTCCGAGCGTCGGCTCGTGCTTGGATTACTCGATGACGGCGGCGTTTGCAAACGGGGTGGTGCTCGTGTTTATCGTgcataatgtttttgttcagaactttaaATGGTCGATGTCTTCGTGTCTAGCATACGCAGGCACACTTAGCTGCATCATCACAGGAAGTTTTTCCGTAATCAAGATTGTGCCGCAAAATAGCCCACTTCCAGTTACACAACATTCGCTTGAGACGCTTGGGACATATGGAAGTCATCACTTTAACGTATTCTTGTTCGTGTGTCAGAAAAACGTTTACGAGGAAAGATGGGCTATTCTGGTGGAATATTTAGTGATATACGTACCCGTCATGTTCACCGTGCTGGTTGCTCTTTGCATGAACAGGACAAAACAAACGG ATGTCACCATCACAGAGCTAAAgattatttcaaacaaagagtGCAACGTTTCAGTGTTTAAATGCAATTGTGTTAAATTGAACTCAGCCATGGTTGCCGTTCTTTTATACATTACTATTGTCTTACTCATAGTACGGCCAGGATACATTCTGTATGCGCACGCAACTTCGGGTTACTTCTTGGACATATTGCCAAGTTTGTTACAGACAGTAATTTTCACTTTTACTTGCTCTGAATATATTGGAAAGGTTCTTATTCGATCACAATATTGCAATAATGAGGTGAAATCAAACGGCTATTGTGACTGTAAACATAAGGGCAAGCCTCTTATGCAGGTTTGA